In the genome of Oryzias melastigma strain HK-1 linkage group LG19, ASM292280v2, whole genome shotgun sequence, the window GCCAAATGACTTCATGTATTactggagcattatgggtaatgtagtcggGACTGTGATACCAACTTAACTGTTTTTGAATGTGTCACTAAATCTAGTTTGACTTATAAGACTCACTTGATGTGTCttgtagttaaaaaaagtaattacttaaAGATGGCTCAACAGAGATCCGCCAACAACAGAGGAACGGATCACAATTATCAAATATCTACAGAAACTCTCACATTCTCAATTCAAACACGGATACAAACATTCAATCAATTATGATCAGAATGCACAGAATACGTCAAACCAacccagacatttttttaaaactaatttttggATTGTGttgtctttaaattttaatgctAGTTTATATGTGGCCCCCTATATGaactttggtttgtttgattattttgctttatttttcattttttatgtctgtttcaTTTACTTCATCTACAaagttatgttttgttttttcctttttttttgttttcttttttcttttagcaatgATATTCATAAAAAGATCTAAACTATGAACAACTGTGGACTGTAAATTTGAATGTAATCTGccttttcctaaaaaaaataaaaataaaaaagaagatgcTGGTTGAGCTCAAAGCAACTCAACAGTGACCTCTAGTGGAAGGTCACTGTCAGAGCAACTGAGAGATTTTGTTAAACTAaagaaatatatcaaaagattcattaaacatttagttttttttatttaggtatAACCatcaaaacaagattaaatatttaacatttctaaaatagagactttttattttctacttggcttatttgagtaaaataaagttaatttaacaGATGAATGTGagcaaaaattaacttttaaagaatAAGATGAAGCCAAAAAgctctactttaaaaaaaataattttccaccaataccaaataaataatattgttatccactaaaaaatacaaaatagtaaaaaaaaacacttttgtggagtgttttcttctacaaaataaagagacttaaatcAGGTCAAGTCTCAGCGTCTCCGTGTGAGAAAAGAAGAGCCGCGTTCTTCATTATATTATAACGAATAAAGAAActtctcgttataacaagaaaacgaTTAAAAACATAGTAAGACAGGTCATTTTTCACATGACAGAAtttaacttgaaataaatattaataactgGATTATGCcaactatatataaaaaatgttattaaaatctAACAATCATATTTAATTGATTCAAAGCATCATGTGTGTTCTGTATATTTATAATTAGGAGTAATTATAAAGTTAAGAAGATTacaccattttttaaatgtattttctaatcaatttttggatcaatattttaaatagatttgatatttctgtgttttttattatttatgaaaatgtttgaaataaaccaatcaattgATAAAATATGCATTAACATTTCTAACATTATTTGTATCTGTTTTAGTTCTCAGAATGTCGTCTCTCTTTTATGTGAaacaaattttaagcaaattatcttttgtttgttttctgtccagCCGGGAGGAGGTTCTGGTCCTGCAGGACTGGGCCGGGTCAGCGGGGATGGAGGTGATCCCTCTGGTGCAGACGTTCGGTCACATGGAGGTCAGTCTAACCCGCCGCGGTGCCGCCGCTCTGCTGCCGTAGCTCCAGTCTGTGGTTTCCTCTCCGCTTCAGTTCGTCCTGAAGCATCCGCAGATGCTCCGCCTCCGGGAGGCGCCGCACTGCCTGGGCACTCTCAACCCCCACCAGGAGGAGGCGCCGCAGGTGGTGCTGGAGATGCTGCGGCAGGTGGTGGAGCTGCATCCGGGAGTGAAGACGCTGCACATCGGAGCGGACGAGGTGGGCGTCGGCCTGGCGCTGGCGAAGGCGTTCCCGCTGCAGCTGATTGGCTCGTTGTGTCCAGGTTTACCTGCTCGGCGAGGGGGAGGAGTCCGGCAGGTGGCTGGCCTCTCCTGGACGGAGCGTGGAGCAGCTTTTTCTCGATCATGTGACCAAGGTGGCTAAGGCCGTGAAGGAGGCGTGGCCTGATATGACCATCATCATGTGGGACGACATGATGAGAGGGATGAGCCCCGAAACCCTGAAAGGTGAGACGGAGGTTTGTCGTTGTTGGTTTGATCCCACCTGACCGACCGCTCTCCCCCCGTGTCGCTGACAGCCTGCGGCCTGGTGGGGCTGGTGGAGCCGATGCTGTGGGACTACAACCCCAACCTGGAGGTGGAGCCGACCGGTGAGACCTTCAACCGACCTGGTCACCGTCACAGCATCCATACGGGGGGCTGACCCGGACGGGGAATCAGAACCATTATAGTTGgaaactcaaaaaaaacaaattgataaaaatattggtgtttggccaaacaaaaaggtgaaatgtccaaaattttttgcttttttaaaataaacttaattattttcagcttcaaatgttcagttttttgggtttaaaaactcaaaatttcaatttccatattttttttgtttccaaatctgaaaattccagtttcaaaacttttggctaactcgaaggaccaatcaaaaatGAGGATgctaacttcagtcccggtgcgttcactgactctgagaactgtgataattacggtcagaaaatggctgtttagtctgaaCTAACATGGAGAAAGGGAGAGGACTACTTCTCAGTAGAGCAAGGGAGACgtctatttcctggtgaagagaGGGGGAAGACTATCTCCTGGTAGAGAGAaggatcagactatttcctagtggagaaagggatcagggtatttcctggtggagaaagcgaatgaccaatcaggagagctgttatttttctttttttgagggTGATACGCTGAAGAAGATGGCCTAAGGTTGATgacatgaaatgggcggcattCTCAAAAAGCAAAAGCCGGAACCTCACATGTATGAAAAGAATTcccaaaaataactaatatttcataaatgcttagatttttagtgttccaactgtaatatatgatcatacttatggatatagtttactcagAAAACTTTAAGAGCATTCTCCTGCAGCATCACATGACAGCTTTTAAAAATTCATAGTCTTCCATTAAGGTTTGTGGGTATCAGTTCCTGCACATCCTCTTGCTAATGGGAAACAAGCCCACATTATTCCCCTCCTACCACCATGTCTGACCGCTGGTTTGTCAGGATCGATGCTTTCCATTCAGGTCAAAGGTCGTCTCATCCATGCATTTTCCAGATTTTCTTCTGGTCTTACTGCCGGTCGGTTTTCATTTTACTGATGTAAAAACTTGAaagtttttggggggattttatTCTGAAGTCTCCTCTGGAGTTGAAGTTCTTCTGGAGTTGGAGTCTCCTCTGGCTGATGcctgttgtgtttttgctgttaaaagtGACGTTTCTGTATCATTCCTGCTCTGCTGTTCCCAGTATCGTTGCTGGAGAAGTACAGCAGTGCAGGTCTGTCCGACCTGTGGGCCGCCAGCTCCTTCAAAGGCTCCACCGCCGTCGACACGTGCGTGACGTGCACGCAGAGGCACGTGGACAACCACTTACAGTGGCTGCAGGTGGCTGCGTCTGTGTCTGCTGCTGTCAACCTGAAAGGCATCGCCATCACAGGCTGGCAAAGGTTCGATTCCCGCGTTCATCCGAATTCACTCTCTGCGACTCCAAAGCTGACCTGTGGGCCCGCCCCCTTCAGGTACGACCACCTGTCGGTGCTCTGCGAGCTGATGCCCGTGGCTCTGCCGTCTCTGGCGTCCTGTCTGCAGACTCTCATCCACGGTCAGTTCAGCCACGAGGCCGCCAGCAGGGTGAAGGAGCTGCTGGGAGTTTCCTCGGTGGAGGTGGAGGCCATGGACAGGTGAGAGCTCCTCTTTGATGGTTGAAGGTCCAGCAGGAGTTTGACCTTTGTGACCTTCAGGACCGCTGCAGACGACTCGCGGTTTCCAGGAAGGAGGCTGGCCGAGGCCATCGTGGAGATCAACTTCCTACTGAACTCGGAGGACCTGAGATCCTTTGAAAACAGCATGTAAGCAACAGGAAGTGCTTCACACTCCACCAAAGGAACCACAAAAAAACGAAGCAGCTGAAtctgaaaaatactaaaaaaaaaactaagcagctaaatctaaaaaaaataaaataaaaagaagctgaatttggaaaactaaaaaattaaCCATCTGAACCTGAAAAAACTAAGCAGCTGAATCTTAAAAACTAAGCAGCGGAATCTGGAGAATCGAAAAAATAAGTAActgaacctgaaaaaaaaaaactaagcatatgaatctgaaaaattaaacagctgaatctaaaaacaaaaaatgagcaGCTGAACCTGAAAAAATGTAAGCAGCTGAATCTTAAAAACTAAGCAGCTGAAcctgaaaactaaaaaactaagcagctgaattttaaaaactaagcaGCGGAATCTGGAAAATTGAAAAACTAAGCAACTGAATCTTAAAAACTAAGCAGCTGAAcctgaaaactaaaaaactaagcAGCTGAACCTGAAAAAAGTAAGCAgctgaattttaaaaacttagcAGCTGAACCTGAAAACTAAGCCGCtgaatctgaagaaaaaaagtgaaacagctGAATCTGGAGAACTAAGCAGCTgaatttggaaacaaaaaaaataagcagctgaatcttaaaaaaaaactaacttctaagattttcacatttgaaaatTTTTCGTTTTAACACCTTaagtttaaagtcccattagtctGGTTGGTTCAACCCCCCAATCCGACCTTCTAATACTGAATATCCATAATAAGGCATTGGGTTTTTCCATTctgtgggatttgaacccacaacttGTCAGTCTCAGGATGGACACTCCACCACTAGGCCACTGAGTTGGTTcagtatgttttaaaaatgtgagggAGGACTAAATGTATCCTTATTCCATTCATTGTTACCATGGGAACCGCAAAGATTCAGctcacattaaaataaaaagctgttgcTATGGAGACATCGGAGGGTTACTTTAATATACCAACATGAGAGTTGGCGTACGCATTCATCAGCCTCAGACATGCAAATAATtgtatggttgctatggaccaTCACCTTCACGGAGGCCTCCATCGTGGAACAAAGGAGACTGGAACATTTGGATTGTTTCTGCTGTTCAGTTGCTCTAATTGACTAATTTGTTTACgatccactttgatgaaaatcatgtttttggtgtttttggtgtttgtgtgaCATTGTTACTcgctaagctagcaggagaaagtgtaaacagatgaatgatgggaagtgggggaagGCTTACTTCCGTACCAGCAGTCCAGACACAACTCAGAAGGGAATTTCTGATGATTTCGGAGAGGGACTTAAAGGAATAAACGCTCAGGATCATCACATCTATGAGGAGAAGTACTTCAGATCAGAATGTGAAAATAGTCGTCTTTATTCCCTTTGAATGCAGTTTgtcgtttttctaaaaacacttttacacatCTATGAATCTTTATGACTCTTATCAGGTTTGTGCGAGGATGGTTCAGCCCATTCCAGCGCCGCAGGAAGATGGCGAACCCGCTGATGTGCATGCAGATCCACAGCCAAGCGTCCACGTAAGAAGCCCCGCCTCCTGCAGCCGTCTCAGTCACGTTCATTATAGCCGCCGTCATTCCGTCTCCTTCAGCTAAAGTGTCCTGACAGGTTTCATTAAAGGGTCCAGATCATCTCCAGCTTTAGTCCTAATCCAGAGTTTCATCTGCAGCCGCGGCGACGTCTGCAGCGTTTATGCTGAACATTGTTATGGACGAGTTCGAGTGAGGAGCCAAACGTCAGAGTTTAGCTCAAAACAAAAGTACAGCTTcacttttaaaaccaaaacatgcATTATAATGAATGAAGACGACAATAAAAACGAACAGAGCGGCTGAATCTGGAAAATTACAAACTAAGCAGCTGAATCTGAAAAAACTAACTGAACTAAGAAACTGAATGTGAAAAACTAAGCAGCTGAatctggaaaagtaaaaaattaaacagcGGAATCGGAAATTACTAAGCAGCTGAATCGGAAAACGCCTAAAAAGTAAGCAGCTCAATCTGGAATGGTAAAAAATTAGACAGCAGAATCTGTAAACACTAAGCAGCTAAATCCGAAATAACAAAGAATCTAAGCACAtgaatgtagaaaaacaaaaaaactaagcaGCTGAAtctgaaaagggaaaaaaataaagaagctgaatctgaaaaaactaaacagctgaatctgaaaaatgaaaaaccaagCAGCTGAATCTGGAGAAGTAAAAAATTAGACAGCAGAATCTGTAAACACTAAGCAGctaaatccaaaatagctaaaaaactAAGCAGCTGaatcagaaaaatattaaacagctgaatctgaaaaaaattagaaagctgaatctgaaaaaaacaagcagctgaATCTGAAAACCCCTAAAAACTAAGCAGCTGAAtctgaaaaggcaaaaaaaataaagaagctgAATCTGAAAAAACTAAACAGCTGAATCTGAGAACGCCTTAAAACTAAGCAGCTGAATCTGGAGAAGTAAAAAATTAGACAGCAGAATCTGTAAACACTAAGCAGCTAAATCCGAAATAACTAAAAAGCTAAGCAGCTGAATCTGAAAAATGTAACAGCTGAATGAGAAAAAGGCTTAACCTCAGTGTGATTTGAAATTGAAAGAGTCTCTGAAAAGACGATCCTGGACGGCATCAGGAAGATTCAGATTGTGTTTGGTGTCTTTCAGCTTGTGCACTAACTCTGTTGGTCAGGTTTGTGGCAGCGCTGCAGCAGAAAGCCGCTGCAGTCAGAGACGAGATGCTTCGGCTGTACCCCGAGTCCACAGCCCAGGAGTGGATGGAGGAACACGTCAGCCCCGTGATGGCGCCGATCCAGCGGATAATggaggagatcagtgactgtatgAAGACGCAGTGACCGAGCAGCAGACGGGTTCTGCTCAAACACGGAGACGGACTGGACTTCTGCACAACTTTATTgaatgtaaaacaataaaatcttaaaaacaaggCTTTGATTTCCTCTGAggtctaaataaaaaacagtttgagtcAAATATAAAAACGTCAACCTGAGATTCTTGAGTCCAAATACAAAACATCTGCACCTGGAAGCTCTGCACATGCATCCACCTGAGCACAAACCAGCATGCAAAACGAGGTCAACATTTACAGGGTGGTCCCAAAtgttgtgggcggagcctttTCCATTTCCTGTGCAGGTAAACGCTCATTAAGAGTTCAGCAGGAAGACAAACAGCAATTAAGACAAACGGAGAGTTAAAGAAGATCCAGCAGAGATCAGAGCGGCTCTGCATCACCGTCTGAGTCCGTGAGGTTCGGAGagtcttcatcatcatcatcatcatcatcgtcgtAGTAGTCGTCCTGTCGGCGTCGCTGAAGCTCCTCCAGCTTCAGGAAGCGCTTCAGCAGGACGCCCAGCGCCTCCACGTCACTGAGGAGACGGGAGAATCAGACAATGAAGCAGGAAATGTCTTTTTCAATTTGatgaacaaaatattttctgtttcgTATAAGAAAATCTAAGAAAATCTAAACCTTTTACTTATGCATTTTggggaggaggcggagcctcttTATAATAATTGGAGatgctaaaaaaatgcagaaatcttaattttaaatcattaaattaaatttcaatatttattagtgttttataagacatatacatatataagacatatatatatatat includes:
- the hexdc gene encoding hexosaminidase D (The sequence of the model RefSeq protein was modified relative to this genomic sequence to represent the inferred CDS: added 203 bases not found in genome assembly); translation: MACPPWPKGKRLVHLDLKGAPPRMEYLQKLIQVFSRLGVEGLLVEYEDMFPYGGALQLLQATAQPAYSREEVLVLQDWAGSAGMEVIPLVQTFGHMEFVLKHPQMLRLREAPHCLGTLNPHQEEAPQVVLEMLRQVVELHPGVKTLHIGADEVYLLGEGEESGRWLASPGRSVEQLFLDHVTKVAKAVKEAWPDMTIIMWDDMMRGMSPETLKACGLVGLVEPMLWDYNPNLEVEPTVSLLEKYSSAGLSDLWAASSFKGSTAVDTCVTCTQRHVDNHLQWLQVAASVSAAVNLKGIAITGWQRYDHLSVLCELMPVALPSLASCLQTLIHGQFSHEAASRVKELLGVSSVEVEAMDRTAADDSRFPGRRLAEAIVEINFLLNSEDLRSFENSMFVRGWFSPFQRRRKMANPLMCMQIHSQASTFVAALQQKAAAVRDEMLRLYPESTAQEWMEEHVSPVMAPIQRIMEEISDCMKTQ